The Candidatus Limnocylindrales bacterium DNA window TTCTCGTCGGAGTAAAGCAGCTCGACGAGTCGCTGCAGGTCGAGGAAGCTTTCACGCGCGGCCATCAGCCTGGTGATCGCCACCGACTGCGGCGCCAGCGAATCGCGGATGCTGGTTTTTTCGAGCAGGTCTTTTGCGGTCGCCATCTGCGAGGCCGCCTCTCCGATCAGCGGCTCGGCTTCGCGCACGCGCTCGAGCAGCGCGGCCTGCTTCGGATCGGCGGCTTCTCCGGTCTGTGCCGCCGCGGCGCTCTGCGAGACGACGGTGACGAAATTGTAGTGCAGCTCTTCGATGCGCTCGCGAAGCTCGCCGGCGGTGTCGGTCAGATGCTCGGGCGTGAGCCACTTCTGCGGCGGGATCTCCGTGCTGCCCGAGTCGAGCGCGACCTTGACGCCGCTCAGCCGGTAAAGCTCCATCGCGTCGCCGACGAGGATGTCGAGCACCTTGACCGGATCGAGCAGGCGGTCGCGCGCACGCTTGAGATGCGTCAGCGTCGTCGAAGCGGCGCGATAAGCGCCCGGGCCTTCGAGCCGGCGCAGCCTGCCGCGCGCCTGGCCCATCTGTTCGCGCGCCTGGTGAAGCGATTCGAGCACGCCGTCGAGCTGGACGGCGAGCATCTGCTCTTCGGGTTTCTGCTCTTCGGCGGGTTTCGCGCGGATCAGCGCCTGCTCGCGCACGGCGCGCTCGGAGACGTCTTCGGCTTTCGACGAGAGCGCGAGCTGCTGGGTGGCGAGCTCGCGGAATGCGGCGCGGTCGGGCTGCTGTTCGGCCGGCGCCGGCGGGGTGCCGGCCGGCGCTGCTGCCGGTGGCGTGCCGCCTTCCGGCGCGGCCGCACCCTGCACGACTTTGCGAAGCGCGGTCAGGAACCCGCGCTCGTCTTCCATCAGCGCGCTCACGTCGTCGATGAGCGACTTCTCTTTCTTCTTGGCGATCGCGTCGGCGAGCACCAGCGCGCGCCGCAGCACCAGCTCCAGGTTGTGGCGCGCATCGGCGTCCTTGGCATCGAGCGAGACGGCTTCGCGGAACCACGCGGCCGAACGCTCGAGCGCCGGAAGCGCTTCTTCCGGGGCGCTGTCGATCTTGGCATCGGCGCGGCGCGCGTCGAGCACTCCGAGGTTGTAGGTCGCGTCGCGCCTGAGCACTCCGTCGAACTCCGCGCGCGTGCGCGCGTCCTCGAAAAGCTTTTCGGCGCCGTCGAGATCGCCGGCAGCGAGCTTTTCGAGCCCGGCGTTGTAGACCTCGCGCGGAGGCTTCGGCTTTTCTTGCGCCGGCGGCGGCGCGGGCTTGGTGTCGTTCGCCGCAGTGTCGGCGGCGGCGGCATCTTCTGCGGAAGGAGCGGCGCCGCCTGCGTTTGCGGCAGCTGCGGGAGGCGCGGCCGGCTTCGGATCCTGCGTATGGTCCTCGGCGCGGGCCGAGACGGCAACGAGCATCACTACGGCAGCGGTCGCCACGGCCTGCACGGCTTTGCGCCGCGTGGCGAGCCCGGCGGCAACGACGACCGACGCGACCAGCAGCAGCAACGATGCGAGCACCGCCCACTGGTACGCCTCGTTGCGGATCGTGCGGTTCTCGCCGTCGAGGCTTCCGCGCGTGAGCCCTGCGATGTGCGTGTCGTAGATCGACTGCAGGTCGAGCACGCCGGTGCCGGCAGGGATGTACGCGCCGCCCGTCGCGAGCGCGATCTGCCGCAGCGTCTCGCCGTCGAGCCGGCTCATCACCGGCTGTCCGCTCGAATCGCGCAGCGGCTTCCGGGCGCCGGTCTTCGGATCGCGGATCTCGATCGGGCTGCCCTTCTCGTCGCCGAAGCCGATCGCGAGGATCTTGATGCCGCGCTCGGCGGCTTCCTTGGCGGCTTCGAGCGGGAACGAATCGTGATCCTCACCGTCGGTGATCAGCAGGATGGACCGCGACACCGACGCGCCGCTTCCGAAACCGGCCACCGCCTTGCGGATCGGCTCCTCGAGCCGCGTGCCGCCGCGCGACACGCTGTGCGGGCTCGCCGAGTCGAGCACCATGCGCAGGAACGAGAAGTCCGGCGTGATCGGCGCGAGCACGGTCGCGCGGCCCGCGAATGCGATCAGCCCGACGCTGTCGCCGCGCAGATAGGTCAGCAAATCGCGGATCTCGGCCTTCGCGCGCTCGAGCCGGTTCGGAGCGACGTCTTCGGCGAGCATCGAATTGGAAACGTCGAGGCAGACCATGATCTCGGCGCCGACGCGCGGTGTGGAGATGAGCTGGGCTCCCCACTGCGGCCGCATGAGCGCAACCACCGCCATCGCAAGCGACAGCGTGAACAGCACGATCGACGTGCGCCGCCTCGCTATCGACGGCACGCTTGCGAGCCGTGCTTGCATGATCGGCGACAGGAAACGCGAGAGCGTCGTATTCGAGCGCGCGTCGAGCCACAGGATCACGCCCGCGAACGCGAGGACTACCCACAGCAGCATCGCCCAGCCGGGCTCGGCAAAGCGGAAGTCCGTCATTGCGGCCACCGTCGCCGGTGCATCGGCTCGCGCTCTGGCACGCGGATCAACAGCCGCCGGAGGAACCTCACGGGAACCTCCGCAGGAACGTCGCCGATGCGAGCGCGGCGAGCATCATCAGGCCGGCTCCGGCTTCCATCAGCAGCGGGTAGTGCTCGCGGTACTGGAGGTAGCGCACTTCGGTGACTTCGGAGCGCTCGAGCCGGTCGATCTCGCTGTAGACCTGTGCCAGCGCATTCGCATCGCGCGCATGGAAGTAGCGGCCGCCGGTTGCCTCGGCGATGTGCCGCATCGTGTCCTCGTCCATCTCGACGTAGACGCGGCGCAGGTACTCGCGCCCGTCCATGCCGACCACCGGAATCGGCGCGAGTCCGCGCGTGCCGGCCGCAATCGTGTAGACCTTGATGCCGTTGTCGGCGGCGAGCTTGGCGGCCTGCATCGGGTCGATGTCGCCGGCGTTACTGACGCCGTCGGTCAGAAGAATGATCACCTTCGACTTGGCCGGATGCTCGCGCAGGCGCTCGACGGCCAGGCCGAGACCTTCGCCGAGCGCCGTCGAAGCTTCCGACTGTTCGGTTGCGATCTTCACATCGTCGAGGATCGCGAGCAGGTTGCTGTGATCGAGCGTCAGCGGACAGACGCTGTCGGCGTACGTGCCGAACACGACGAGGCCGATGAGGTCGTCTGTCCTGCCTTTGCCGGCCTTGCCGCCTTCGACGAATTCGTGGAACACGTGCTTGACCGCATCGAGGCGGCTTACGCTCGCGTCGCCGGCGACGAAATCGCGCGCGTTCATCGAGCCCGAGCGGTCGACGGCCATCACGATCGCGATGCCTTCGCGCTTGACGTGCGTGGTGGTGTCGCCGGTGCGCGGCCCGGCGAGAGCGATCGAGAACAACACGGTGGTGATTGCCAGCAGGAGCGCGGGCAGGCGTGCGAGCCTTGCGCGCAGCGAGCGCGGCGCGCGGTCGAAGTGCGACAGCGTCGAGACCGTGAGCACCGACGGCAGCCGCGCGGCCAGTGCGTAAACTACCGGCGCGAGCAGCGCGAACGCGAGCAGGATGGGGTCGCGCAGCTCGATGTCAGGCAGCATGGGCTGCTCCATCCGTACCGCTTGCCCGACCGCTTGCGCGATCGTTCGCGGCGCGTGGTCCGGAAGTTCCCGCTTCCAAGGTATCGTCGCCCGGCTGATGGGTCTGGTCGAGGAATCGCGATGCGGCGGCGAGCGCGGCGCGGATGTCGTCGGGCTCTGGAATGAAGCGCGCGAATTTGACCATGTCGGCGCGGCGCAGGAAGTCGCGCAGGAACCCCTGCTGCTCCTCGCCAAGGTCGGGCGACGCGCTGGCGACCTGCAGGAACTCCTCGGTAGTGAGCTCGGGCGCGCGAAGCTCGAAGCGGTCTTCGAGATAACGGCGGATGAGCGCGGACAGCTCGACGAAGAACTGGTCGATCTCGTCGGCATCCGACGGCAGCGCGCGCGCCGACAGCGCATCGAGACGTGCGCGCGCAAGCTCCCACGCGCTGCGCCGTCGGCCCTGCGCCCGCGCGGCGTTGTATGCACGCCACGCAAACGGCGCAGCGATCGCGATCAGGACCGCGATGCCGACCAGCCACGGCCACAGCGGACCCGGCGTGCGAAGCGGCGCAAGCCGGTCGCGAAGCGGCCTCAGCTCCTTGCTCGCACCCTCGGGAACGACGGATGCGACTTCGAACGGGATGCGCTCGGTGACGAGCTCGTAGGACTGTTCGCCTTCGGGCGCCGGACGCTGGCCGGGGCGGCGGTCGACGAACTCGATCATCAGCGGCGGGATCGACTGCGGCCCGGATAGCGGCGGCTCGAGGACGTAGCGCTGCGTCGAGACGGTGTTGCCATTCGCATCGACCGATTCCTTCGGGACGAACTCGCGCACCGAGAAGCGGTCGAGTGACTGGCCGAACTCGGGCATCGAAAGCTCGATGCCGTCGGCGGCGGTGACTTCGATGGTCAGCGTGACGGTGTCGCCGATCACGGGATTGGCAGGCTCGACGCGCACGCGCGCTTTTACAGGGCCGCGCTCGGTCGTCTTCTCGATTGCTTTGGGCGCTTCGCTTTCGGCTGCGGCCGGTTTGTTCGCCGTATCGACGGTATCGGCGGCGATCGACGTATGTGCCGCCGATGCGACGGCGAGCCAGAGGCAGAGGAAGGCGCGCCGGCTCATCGCCGCTTCCTTCGCTCGCGCATGCGGAAGAAGCGCACGATCGGATCGACGATCGAGCCGGTGGCTTCGATGTGGATGAAATCGATGCCGGAGCGCTGAAGACGCCGCTTGAGCGATGCAATGCGTTCGGCGGCTGCGGCCTCGGCGGCACGGCGGACCGCCGGCGAGCCCGTGTCCTCGAGCATCGTGCGTCCGGTTTCGGCGTCGCGCATCGCAATGAGCCCGGCGGCGGGGATCTCGAGCTCGCGGCGGTCGGTGACGAGCACGGCGATCACGTCGTGCTTCTGGTTGGCCGTCATCAGCGCGCGCTCGAAGTTTTCGTCGAGGAAGTCGCTGACGACGAAGCAGACGGCGCGGCGCTTGGTGACCGACATCGCGAAGCGCACGGCGCGCGAGATGTCGGTGGCCTCGTGCGCGCGCCGCATCGTGCGGCGCGCCGGAAGGATGCGTGAGAAGCTTTCGCGTGCACGGGCGAGGACGC harbors:
- a CDS encoding VWA domain-containing protein, with product MTDFRFAEPGWAMLLWVVLAFAGVILWLDARSNTTLSRFLSPIMQARLASVPSIARRRTSIVLFTLSLAMAVVALMRPQWGAQLISTPRVGAEIMVCLDVSNSMLAEDVAPNRLERAKAEIRDLLTYLRGDSVGLIAFAGRATVLAPITPDFSFLRMVLDSASPHSVSRGGTRLEEPIRKAVAGFGSGASVSRSILLITDGEDHDSFPLEAAKEAAERGIKILAIGFGDEKGSPIEIRDPKTGARKPLRDSSGQPVMSRLDGETLRQIALATGGAYIPAGTGVLDLQSIYDTHIAGLTRGSLDGENRTIRNEAYQWAVLASLLLLVASVVVAAGLATRRKAVQAVATAAVVMLVAVSARAEDHTQDPKPAAPPAAAANAGGAAPSAEDAAAADTAANDTKPAPPPAQEKPKPPREVYNAGLEKLAAGDLDGAEKLFEDARTRAEFDGVLRRDATYNLGVLDARRADAKIDSAPEEALPALERSAAWFREAVSLDAKDADARHNLELVLRRALVLADAIAKKKEKSLIDDVSALMEDERGFLTALRKVVQGAAAPEGGTPPAAAPAGTPPAPAEQQPDRAAFRELATQQLALSSKAEDVSERAVREQALIRAKPAEEQKPEEQMLAVQLDGVLESLHQAREQMGQARGRLRRLEGPGAYRAASTTLTHLKRARDRLLDPVKVLDILVGDAMELYRLSGVKVALDSGSTEIPPQKWLTPEHLTDTAGELRERIEELHYNFVTVVSQSAAAAQTGEAADPKQAALLERVREAEPLIGEAASQMATAKDLLEKTSIRDSLAPQSVAITRLMAARESFLDLQRLVELLYSDEKHIDEIVSPKEEIPADRKSEYAASAAELQRTNTARGAHVDRELKEEQAAADAAVAAKAAEQQQAQAQPGQGQPPAAEPAQGPDPEQEKQRLDLAATYLTAARGALDEASSKLDALAQEASSKGDALPAEAWQPSQAAVKEAIERIEDLRRLFFSVIDHLKELAQRQLELGDQTEETSAMASAAPDKDWSEKAGPLGARQQTLSNNAQPIADALREQAKQPIPPEAKGKVPEDLPQRLGEAATHVDSARSSMDSAVQSLGINPPAFADTRSAQTTALEELAAAIQLLTPPEQQKQDQDKQDQQKQDQQKKDEQKKEDQQQQDQTDQQQQQQQGGQQQPGGQKAKQEDKEKTDPAQLLQGIRDREAERRASKDKAEKQRYEPVEKDW
- a CDS encoding VWA domain-containing protein, with protein sequence MLPDIELRDPILLAFALLAPVVYALAARLPSVLTVSTLSHFDRAPRSLRARLARLPALLLAITTVLFSIALAGPRTGDTTTHVKREGIAIVMAVDRSGSMNARDFVAGDASVSRLDAVKHVFHEFVEGGKAGKGRTDDLIGLVVFGTYADSVCPLTLDHSNLLAILDDVKIATEQSEASTALGEGLGLAVERLREHPAKSKVIILLTDGVSNAGDIDPMQAAKLAADNGIKVYTIAAGTRGLAPIPVVGMDGREYLRRVYVEMDEDTMRHIAEATGGRYFHARDANALAQVYSEIDRLERSEVTEVRYLQYREHYPLLMEAGAGLMMLAALASATFLRRFP